One Nonomuraea angiospora DNA segment encodes these proteins:
- a CDS encoding carbohydrate ABC transporter permease codes for MSGSRLPWVRPLVALVIGAVFFVPLYIALINVFKASGQVARDTMSLPDPPTLDNLTRVLTDPGSLFWPSLRTSVVVTSLSIVILTLLSAMLGHYLARHTQWWSRAVMVLLLCGLMIPPQVILIPVTQVLKSLGLMSTLQGLILFNVGYYVPFGVFVFSGFMKGIPRELEEAAAIDGATRWQTFWRVVFPLLRPATASVLIFLGVWIWNDFLNPLIIYGPREGTTIMTGVYKSLGQYAADFGGMFALMFLATLPILVFYLLLQKQFVKGLTGGATKG; via the coding sequence ATGAGCGGTTCGCGGCTGCCGTGGGTGCGTCCGCTGGTGGCGCTGGTCATCGGCGCGGTCTTCTTCGTCCCTCTCTACATCGCGCTGATCAACGTCTTCAAGGCGAGCGGCCAGGTCGCCCGCGACACCATGTCGCTGCCCGACCCGCCCACCCTGGACAACCTCACCCGCGTGCTGACCGACCCCGGCAGCCTCTTCTGGCCGTCGCTGCGCACCAGCGTCGTGGTGACGTCGCTGTCGATCGTCATCCTGACGCTGCTGTCGGCCATGCTGGGCCACTACCTGGCGCGGCACACCCAGTGGTGGTCGCGCGCGGTCATGGTGCTGCTGCTGTGCGGGCTGATGATCCCGCCGCAGGTCATCCTCATCCCGGTCACGCAGGTGCTGAAGTCGCTCGGGCTGATGTCCACGCTCCAGGGGCTCATCCTGTTCAACGTCGGCTACTACGTGCCGTTCGGGGTGTTCGTCTTCTCCGGGTTCATGAAGGGCATCCCGCGCGAGCTGGAGGAGGCGGCCGCGATCGACGGGGCGACGCGCTGGCAGACGTTCTGGCGCGTCGTCTTCCCCCTCCTGCGGCCGGCCACCGCGAGCGTGCTGATCTTCCTCGGGGTGTGGATCTGGAACGACTTCCTCAACCCGCTGATCATCTACGGCCCCCGCGAGGGCACGACGATCATGACGGGCGTGTACAAGTCGCTCGGCCAGTACGCGGCGGACTTCGGCGGCATGTTCGCGCTGATGTTCCTGGCCACGCTGCCGATCCTGGTCTTCTACCTGCTGCTGCAGAAGCAGTTCGTCAAGGGCCTCACGGGCGGGGCGACGAAGGGGTGA
- a CDS encoding ABC transporter substrate-binding protein, with the protein MNKLSAAGALALAVTLALSACSSGTPSTSAAPSTGGKQKVTFLVFPSPNLPESYWKAQVALVTKANPDLDVELVAAPSESERNDYAKQLAASGQLPDVQIGMQDLIALEPNLATWTEQELKDFICPTCGAVNGKVLQLPANTQTIPNVYYSKKLFKKAGIEAPPKTYAELLADAGKLQAAGITPFVSGGAFVTSQPWTAILATDLYARTPDWIAKRRAGQVTFAGDPAMKAATQKFADLAAKGYLDKRQIGQDYPKTQEAFLAGKGAMYPMGSWFAAAADQSAMRDDIGVFAWPGDDGSLHLPAFTGGGLSVSATAKNLAAAKKFALAFQLTKENLDASVKADALFPAVKGYTPPSTTGPVFKAVYDLWQQALQQNATVPAFSWEAGDAAMLPGMQGKFWSTAQDLVSGKKTTDQALAFLDTEWEKSG; encoded by the coding sequence ATGAACAAGCTGTCCGCGGCCGGCGCGCTCGCGCTGGCCGTCACGTTGGCGCTGAGCGCCTGTTCGAGCGGCACGCCGAGCACATCTGCCGCCCCCTCGACCGGGGGCAAGCAGAAGGTCACCTTCCTCGTCTTCCCATCGCCCAACCTGCCGGAGTCGTACTGGAAGGCCCAGGTCGCGCTGGTGACGAAGGCCAACCCCGACCTCGACGTGGAGCTCGTCGCCGCGCCGTCGGAGTCGGAGCGCAACGACTACGCCAAGCAGCTCGCCGCCTCGGGCCAGCTGCCGGACGTGCAGATCGGCATGCAGGACCTGATCGCGCTGGAGCCGAACCTGGCGACCTGGACCGAGCAGGAGCTGAAAGACTTCATCTGCCCGACCTGCGGGGCGGTCAACGGCAAGGTGCTGCAGCTGCCGGCCAACACCCAGACGATCCCGAACGTCTACTACAGCAAGAAGCTGTTCAAGAAGGCCGGGATCGAGGCGCCGCCGAAGACGTACGCCGAGCTGCTCGCCGACGCCGGCAAGCTCCAGGCCGCCGGGATCACGCCGTTCGTGAGCGGCGGGGCGTTCGTCACCTCCCAGCCGTGGACCGCCATCCTGGCCACCGACCTGTACGCCAGGACGCCCGACTGGATCGCCAAGCGGCGCGCCGGCCAGGTCACCTTCGCCGGTGACCCGGCCATGAAGGCGGCCACGCAGAAGTTCGCCGACCTGGCCGCCAAGGGCTACCTCGACAAGCGGCAGATCGGCCAGGACTACCCGAAGACGCAGGAGGCGTTCCTGGCCGGCAAGGGCGCGATGTACCCGATGGGGAGCTGGTTCGCCGCCGCCGCCGACCAGTCGGCCATGAGGGACGACATCGGCGTGTTCGCCTGGCCGGGCGACGACGGGAGCCTGCACCTTCCGGCGTTCACCGGCGGCGGCCTGTCCGTCAGCGCCACGGCCAAGAACCTGGCCGCGGCCAAGAAGTTCGCGCTGGCCTTCCAGCTCACCAAGGAGAACCTGGACGCCTCGGTCAAGGCCGACGCGCTCTTCCCCGCCGTCAAGGGCTACACGCCGCCCTCCACCACCGGCCCGGTCTTCAAGGCCGTGTACGACCTGTGGCAGCAGGCCCTGCAGCAGAACGCGACCGTCCCGGCGTTCAGCTGGGAGGCGGGCGACGCGGCGATGCTGCCCGGCATGCAGGGCAAGTTCTGGTCGACCGCGCAGGACCTGGTCAGCGGCAAGAAGACGACGGACCAGGCGCTGGCCTTCCTCGACACCGAATGGGAGAAGAGCGGCTGA
- a CDS encoding STAS domain-containing protein — protein MSPLSLSSRDLPGGALITVTGEVDATNAHELESYAESHRRPGPGMVLDLGGLTFLDSRGLHVLLRLHAAVGEQGGLLRVAAVQGRPARLLQITGVWSVLTIHPDAQQAAVAMCGHGADGARKPS, from the coding sequence ATGTCGCCCCTGAGCCTGAGCAGCCGCGACCTGCCCGGCGGCGCGCTGATCACAGTGACGGGCGAGGTCGACGCCACCAACGCTCACGAGCTGGAGTCCTACGCCGAGTCGCACCGCCGGCCCGGCCCGGGCATGGTCCTCGACCTGGGCGGGCTGACCTTCCTGGACAGCCGCGGCCTGCACGTCCTGCTCCGGCTGCACGCCGCGGTAGGCGAGCAGGGCGGCCTCCTCCGCGTGGCCGCGGTGCAGGGCAGGCCCGCGCGCCTCCTGCAGATCACCGGCGTGTGGTCGGTGCTGACCATCCATCCCGACGCTCAGCAGGCCGCCGTCGCGATGTGCGGCCACGGCGCGGACGGCGCCCGGAAGCCATCCTGA
- a CDS encoding carbohydrate ABC transporter permease: MAVSTTHRRPGTLTRPGSRRPAWPGLWHFLTFAAPGTLVYTCLVLLPIAMSVGYSLTNQALLRPNTRFVGLRNYELLFRDETFLSSLRVTTILTLIVVIVPNVLGVAVAVVLDRRGWLYNALRSVFFTPMVISSVVISVIWTRVLADDGPINQGLRALGVAEPPGWLSDPDIALYSLSSIVCWQMLGFCVVVYLAGLQGVPQELAEAAAIDGAGPLRRFWKVTWPLLAPALTINTVVLLISAFKIFDHVKVITNGGPGTGTTASVAFVVLQEGFVENRTGYASAEAVVMLVVIAALSVVTLRILQRREVQL; this comes from the coding sequence ATGGCCGTCAGCACCACCCATCGCAGGCCCGGCACGCTCACCCGCCCGGGGAGCAGGCGGCCGGCGTGGCCGGGCCTGTGGCACTTCCTGACGTTCGCGGCCCCGGGCACGCTCGTCTACACGTGCCTGGTGCTGCTGCCGATCGCGATGAGCGTCGGCTACAGCCTCACCAACCAGGCGCTGCTCAGGCCGAACACGCGGTTCGTGGGCCTGCGCAACTACGAGCTGCTCTTCCGGGACGAGACGTTCCTGAGCTCGCTGCGGGTCACCACGATCCTGACGCTGATCGTGGTCATCGTCCCGAACGTGCTCGGCGTGGCCGTCGCCGTCGTCCTCGACCGGCGCGGCTGGCTCTACAACGCGCTGCGCAGCGTCTTCTTCACGCCGATGGTGATCAGCTCCGTGGTCATCAGCGTGATCTGGACGCGCGTGCTCGCCGACGACGGGCCGATCAACCAGGGGCTGCGGGCCCTCGGCGTGGCCGAGCCGCCGGGCTGGCTGTCCGACCCGGACATCGCGCTGTACTCGCTGTCGTCCATCGTCTGCTGGCAGATGCTCGGTTTCTGCGTGGTCGTCTACCTGGCCGGGCTGCAGGGCGTGCCGCAGGAGCTGGCCGAGGCGGCCGCGATCGACGGGGCGGGGCCGCTGCGCCGCTTCTGGAAGGTGACCTGGCCGCTGCTGGCGCCCGCGCTGACCATCAACACCGTCGTGCTGCTGATCTCGGCGTTCAAGATCTTCGACCACGTGAAGGTCATCACGAACGGCGGCCCGGGCACGGGCACGACGGCCAGCGTGGCGTTCGTCGTCCTGCAGGAGGGGTTCGTGGAGAACCGCACCGGTTACGCCTCCGCCGAGGCGGTCGTCATGCTCGTCGTCATCGCCGCCCTGTCGGTGGTGACGCTGCGGATCCTGCAGCGCAGGGAGGTCCAGCTATGA
- a CDS encoding fibronectin type III domain-containing protein has protein sequence MALALALVVTGCAAPRQDPGVRLEAALVSPTDIALRWRGRDPGAAGHVIEFATEPQGPYTILGFLPPEQNSYTHPDLMPRTTFHYRLRPYYGAASAPVDVTLGDGPYPKPGPGWAEPRVIPGGSPGTRPVGGEGAAPTGLTATVTQADGVAFRWADRARDEEGFLLEDRPAGRPDYRVIAVLAPDVNAFGLVTLPEERHASYRVRAFRYGPPSNVVRRTTGDDLPSPTTGED, from the coding sequence ATGGCGTTGGCGCTGGCACTGGTGGTCACGGGGTGCGCCGCCCCGCGGCAGGATCCCGGGGTCCGGCTGGAGGCCGCGCTCGTGTCGCCGACCGACATCGCGCTGCGCTGGCGGGGCCGGGATCCGGGCGCCGCCGGTCACGTGATCGAGTTCGCCACCGAGCCTCAGGGGCCGTACACGATCCTGGGCTTCCTGCCGCCGGAGCAGAACTCGTACACCCATCCCGACCTCATGCCGCGCACCACGTTCCACTACCGGCTGCGGCCCTACTACGGCGCGGCCTCCGCGCCGGTCGACGTCACGCTCGGCGACGGCCCTTACCCGAAACCCGGCCCCGGCTGGGCGGAGCCGCGCGTGATCCCGGGAGGGTCCCCCGGGACGCGGCCGGTGGGCGGCGAAGGGGCCGCGCCCACCGGCCTGACAGCCACGGTGACGCAGGCCGACGGCGTCGCGTTCCGATGGGCCGACCGGGCCCGCGACGAGGAGGGCTTCCTGCTGGAGGACCGGCCCGCCGGCCGGCCCGACTATCGCGTGATCGCCGTGCTGGCGCCGGACGTCAACGCGTTCGGCCTGGTCACCCTGCCCGAGGAGCGGCACGCGTCGTACCGGGTGCGCGCCTTCCGCTACGGCCCGCCGTCGAACGTCGTCCGGCGGACGACCGGCGACGACCTCCCATCCCCCACCACCGGAGAAGACTGA
- a CDS encoding helix-turn-helix transcriptional regulator, translating to MEPLTFDSRDVGQTEEFLSKAYAKMRIGSDVDRPRTWISRQVMGSVSVDQLQLEYAMSYDVNPLGKVCLCTVESGSIVQQVAGGEQEVFGPGDAVLFAPPDRPYAGEIRRSHYNIVMFDPALLQQVADTLPERRPQPVRLLGHRPVSAATGRHLLRTIAYLRDDVLANPELAGEPLVVSTAGQLLAASVLAALPSNAGTEATGMDRHDAHPQTLRRAMVFIDEHADAPMGITEIATAARVSARALQYAFHRHLNTTPLGHLRQVRMARAHDELKTGDPAATTVAATAARWGFFHPGRFAHSYKAEYGCAPSETLNASAEPRHP from the coding sequence ATGGAGCCGTTGACCTTCGACAGTCGTGATGTCGGGCAGACCGAGGAGTTCCTCAGCAAGGCTTACGCCAAGATGCGCATCGGGTCTGACGTGGACCGTCCGCGGACCTGGATCTCGCGTCAGGTCATGGGATCGGTGAGCGTCGACCAGCTGCAGCTGGAGTACGCCATGAGCTACGACGTCAACCCGCTCGGCAAAGTGTGCCTGTGCACCGTGGAGTCCGGGTCGATCGTCCAGCAGGTCGCGGGGGGCGAGCAGGAGGTGTTCGGGCCGGGGGACGCGGTGCTGTTCGCGCCGCCGGACCGGCCCTACGCGGGTGAGATCCGCCGCTCGCACTACAACATCGTCATGTTCGACCCGGCGCTGCTGCAGCAGGTGGCCGACACTCTTCCGGAGCGCCGGCCGCAACCGGTACGGCTGCTCGGACACCGGCCCGTCTCCGCCGCCACCGGCCGGCATCTCCTGCGCACCATCGCCTACCTGCGCGACGACGTCCTGGCCAACCCGGAGCTGGCCGGCGAACCCCTCGTGGTCTCCACCGCCGGGCAACTGCTGGCCGCGAGCGTGCTGGCCGCCCTGCCCAGCAACGCCGGCACCGAGGCCACCGGCATGGACCGGCACGACGCGCATCCCCAGACGCTGCGCCGCGCGATGGTCTTCATCGACGAGCACGCCGATGCCCCCATGGGCATCACCGAGATCGCCACCGCGGCCCGGGTCAGCGCCCGCGCCCTGCAGTACGCCTTCCACCGGCACCTGAACACCACCCCGCTGGGCCATCTGCGCCAGGTCCGGATGGCCCGCGCGCACGACGAGCTGAAGACCGGCGATCCCGCCGCCACCACGGTGGCCGCGACCGCGGCCCGCTGGGGCTTCTTCCATCCGGGGCGTTTCGCCCATTCCTACAAGGCCGAGTACGGGTGCGCGCCCAGCGAAACCCTGAACGCCTCGGCCGAACCGCGTCACCCCTGA
- a CDS encoding sugar ABC transporter substrate-binding protein: MTPRTRRAAAISGLACATLVLSACGSGFDDKPSQAPQQSGGQVNLQILIGSSGEAETAAVKQAAQTWASSAGAAATVTPAQDLAQQLGQAFAGDNPPDVFYVDASRFADYASVGALEPYGDKISQPDDFYPSLRTAFTRDGKLYCAPKDFSTLALIVNKDLWSKAGLGDADVPTTWEQLTSVGEKLKAKGVTPLAIGPTRDRVGAFMVQAGGWLTSPDGKQATADSPQNLAALDYVRSLVSAKLARYPDQLDAGWGGEAFGKGKAAMTIEGNWIKGALKADFPDVKYSVHELPAGPKGKGTLSFTNCWGISSKSKHKEQAISFVEAMTKADQQMTFAKAFGVMPSRQSAKAAYTAEFPDDGPFVNGADYAQGPVNAPKMDSVLADFDTGLQQLATTAPKTLLQRTQKNIQAALGTS, from the coding sequence ATGACCCCACGCACCCGCCGCGCCGCCGCGATCAGCGGCCTCGCCTGCGCCACGCTCGTTCTGTCGGCCTGCGGCAGCGGCTTCGACGACAAGCCGAGCCAGGCCCCCCAGCAGAGCGGCGGCCAGGTCAACCTGCAGATCCTCATCGGCTCCTCCGGCGAGGCCGAGACCGCCGCCGTCAAGCAGGCCGCCCAGACCTGGGCCTCCTCGGCGGGCGCGGCCGCGACGGTGACGCCCGCGCAGGATCTCGCCCAGCAGCTCGGCCAGGCCTTCGCCGGTGACAACCCCCCGGACGTGTTCTACGTGGACGCCTCCCGCTTCGCCGACTACGCCAGCGTGGGCGCCCTGGAGCCGTACGGCGACAAGATCAGCCAGCCCGACGACTTCTACCCCTCCCTGCGCACGGCGTTCACGCGTGACGGCAAGCTCTACTGCGCGCCCAAGGACTTCTCCACCCTCGCCCTGATCGTCAACAAGGACCTGTGGTCCAAGGCCGGGCTCGGCGACGCCGACGTGCCCACCACGTGGGAGCAGCTCACCTCGGTCGGAGAGAAGCTCAAGGCCAAGGGCGTCACCCCGCTGGCGATCGGCCCGACCCGCGACCGCGTCGGCGCGTTCATGGTGCAGGCCGGCGGGTGGCTGACCAGCCCCGACGGCAAGCAGGCCACCGCCGACAGCCCGCAGAACCTCGCGGCGCTCGACTACGTGCGCTCGCTGGTGTCGGCCAAGCTGGCCCGCTACCCCGACCAGCTCGACGCCGGCTGGGGCGGCGAGGCGTTCGGCAAGGGCAAGGCCGCCATGACCATCGAGGGCAACTGGATCAAGGGCGCGCTCAAGGCGGACTTCCCCGACGTCAAGTACTCGGTCCACGAGCTGCCGGCCGGCCCCAAGGGCAAGGGCACGCTGTCGTTCACGAACTGCTGGGGCATCTCCTCCAAGAGCAAGCACAAGGAGCAGGCCATCTCGTTCGTCGAGGCGATGACCAAGGCCGACCAGCAGATGACCTTCGCCAAGGCGTTCGGCGTCATGCCCTCGCGCCAGTCCGCCAAGGCCGCCTACACCGCCGAGTTCCCCGACGACGGCCCCTTCGTCAACGGCGCCGACTACGCCCAGGGCCCCGTGAACGCCCCCAAGATGGACAGCGTCCTGGCCGACTTCGACACCGGGCTGCAGCAGCTGGCCACCACCGCGCCCAAGACGCTGCTGCAGCGGACGCAGAAGAACATCCAGGCCGCGCTCGGCACGTCATGA
- a CDS encoding LacI family DNA-binding transcriptional regulator — protein MTITDVAKAAGVSRQTVSNTLNSPEVVREETRKHVLEVIERLGYRANQAAIQMRTGRSRLIAIGIEPDGDGISGSWADRFLHSLSETAAQEGYRILLYTAADDPSEIATYEDLLGAYKPDAFVLTGTHHDDLRASWLLERGLPFVAFGRPWSDLPDARHPWVDVDGAAGTEAATRHLLAAGHRRIGFIGWPPGSGVGDDRREGWARTLRDQDRGQELGGLQRAVEDGIAAGESAARDLLAADPGVTALVCASDSLALGALQAREPARPVAVIGFDDTPAARAVGLSSVHQPLGEAAAACVELLARALESPDAGPPSAHVLLAPTLTIRQSA, from the coding sequence GTGACGATCACCGACGTGGCGAAGGCAGCAGGCGTGTCGCGCCAGACGGTGTCGAACACGCTCAACAGCCCGGAAGTGGTCCGAGAGGAGACCCGCAAGCACGTCCTCGAGGTGATCGAGCGGCTCGGCTACCGGGCCAACCAGGCCGCCATCCAGATGCGCACCGGCCGCTCCCGCCTGATCGCCATCGGCATCGAGCCCGACGGCGACGGGATCAGCGGCTCGTGGGCCGACCGCTTCCTGCACAGCCTGTCGGAGACGGCCGCGCAGGAGGGCTACCGGATCCTGCTCTACACCGCCGCGGACGACCCCTCGGAGATCGCGACGTACGAGGACCTGCTCGGCGCGTACAAGCCGGACGCGTTCGTGCTGACCGGCACCCACCACGACGACCTGCGCGCGTCCTGGCTGCTGGAGCGCGGGCTGCCGTTCGTGGCGTTCGGCCGGCCCTGGAGCGACCTGCCCGACGCGCGGCATCCGTGGGTGGACGTGGACGGCGCCGCGGGCACCGAGGCGGCCACCCGCCACCTGCTGGCCGCCGGTCACCGGCGCATCGGCTTCATCGGCTGGCCGCCCGGCTCGGGCGTGGGCGACGACCGCCGCGAGGGCTGGGCGCGAACGCTCCGTGACCAGGACCGGGGCCAGGAGCTGGGCGGGTTGCAGCGAGCGGTCGAGGACGGCATCGCCGCCGGTGAGAGCGCGGCCCGCGACCTGCTCGCGGCCGACCCCGGCGTGACCGCCCTGGTGTGCGCGAGCGACTCCCTCGCCCTCGGCGCGCTGCAGGCCCGCGAGCCCGCCCGGCCCGTCGCCGTGATCGGCTTCGACGACACGCCCGCCGCCAGGGCCGTCGGCCTCAGCAGCGTCCACCAGCCGCTCGGCGAGGCCGCCGCGGCCTGCGTCGAGCTGCTCGCCCGCGCCCTGGAGAGCCCCGACGCCGGGCCGCCGTCGGCGCACGTGCTGCTGGCCCCCACTTTGACCATCCGTCAGTCCGCCTGA
- a CDS encoding ATP-binding protein: MNFELRCPISFDLGYIRDLLRVHGEHHGLDGEQLDGLVLAVNEAVTNVFDHGGQAGLITARGHDHGVIVEILDIGGRLTQEHLAAATVDATGSRGFGLWVIQSLCDEVTLEDTGSGSLLTLHFHDRPTTVIPFGRRAGRRRGTQDSPSARTA, translated from the coding sequence ATGAATTTCGAGCTGCGCTGCCCCATCAGCTTCGACCTGGGCTACATTCGCGACCTGCTGCGCGTCCACGGCGAGCACCACGGACTGGACGGCGAGCAGCTGGACGGGCTGGTGCTGGCGGTCAACGAGGCCGTCACCAATGTCTTCGACCACGGCGGCCAGGCGGGCCTGATCACCGCGCGCGGCCACGACCACGGCGTCATCGTGGAGATCCTCGACATCGGCGGCCGGCTGACCCAGGAGCATCTGGCCGCCGCCACGGTGGATGCCACCGGCTCACGAGGATTCGGCCTGTGGGTGATCCAGAGTCTGTGCGACGAGGTCACCCTGGAAGACACCGGTTCGGGCTCGCTGCTGACCCTGCACTTCCACGACCGTCCCACCACGGTGATCCCGTTCGGGCGCCGTGCCGGGCGCAGGCGCGGCACCCAGGACAGCCCGTCCGCCCGCACGGCCTGA
- a CDS encoding amylo-alpha-1,6-glucosidase, producing MLQPLLHDLVSTVMAPASALSDADGQIRQAGVQGLFCADRRVLSQARLLVDGREPESIGYAPGAAGQARFVSLARWLGDRTIDPTVRIERSRELSPFGMGEQVEIVSTAASPVTATVTVELACDFAAVEAVKSGRSGTPVPAGAAGDGRLTWHADTTQVTVTGHGAHATAGDGACLRWEVSLPPRGRATLRWELAVEDSAVVVVPPAATLEWSQPHVTADDRRVSRLLDQSLEDLRSLRLAEPAEPGDTFLAAGAPWFLTLFGRDSIWAARMLLPLGTRLAAGTLRVLARRQGRRLDPDSGEAPGKIMHELRRDAFDLNDKGGRLPAAYYGTIDATPLWISLLHDAWRWGLPDSEVRALLPNLQAALGWLADHADPDGDGFLEYIDSSGRGLANQGWKDSGDSVRFHDGRQAEPPIALAEVQGYAHQAALHGAALLDAFDLPGADRWRDYAGALAERFRAAFWVDGPQGPFPALALDRDKRPVNSLTSNIGHLLGTGLLSREESARVAGLLASPGMAEGFGLRTMSSEEGGFSPLSYHCGSVWPHDTAIVIAGLAREGFDEQATTLAEGLLAAAESFGYRLPELFAGDAREQMGRPVAYPASCRPQAWSAAAAVVIAHAATGLYPDVPAGRVELRPLSGAPLGALTAGLRVADAEVEVRVGHDGTATVKGLPPGVRLEEAVTPSSPRP from the coding sequence GTGCTTCAGCCGCTGCTGCACGATCTGGTCAGCACCGTCATGGCGCCGGCCAGCGCGCTGAGCGACGCCGACGGCCAGATCCGTCAGGCCGGCGTGCAGGGGCTCTTCTGCGCGGACCGCCGGGTGCTCTCCCAGGCCCGGCTCCTCGTGGACGGGCGCGAGCCGGAGTCCATCGGGTACGCGCCCGGGGCCGCCGGCCAGGCCCGGTTCGTGTCCCTGGCCCGCTGGCTCGGCGACCGCACGATCGACCCCACGGTCCGGATCGAGCGCTCGCGGGAGCTGTCGCCGTTCGGCATGGGCGAGCAGGTGGAGATCGTCTCCACCGCGGCGTCGCCGGTCACGGCCACCGTCACCGTCGAGCTGGCGTGCGACTTCGCCGCCGTCGAGGCGGTCAAGTCGGGGCGCTCCGGCACCCCCGTACCGGCGGGCGCGGCCGGGGACGGGCGCCTGACCTGGCACGCCGACACCACCCAGGTCACCGTCACCGGCCACGGCGCCCACGCGACGGCGGGCGACGGGGCGTGCCTGCGCTGGGAGGTGAGCCTGCCGCCCCGCGGCCGGGCCACCCTGCGCTGGGAGCTCGCCGTCGAGGACTCCGCCGTGGTCGTCGTGCCTCCCGCCGCGACCCTCGAATGGAGCCAGCCGCACGTCACCGCCGACGACCGGCGCGTCTCCAGGCTGCTGGACCAGTCCCTGGAAGACCTGCGCTCGCTGCGGCTGGCCGAGCCCGCCGAGCCCGGCGACACGTTCCTCGCGGCCGGGGCGCCCTGGTTCCTGACCCTCTTCGGCAGGGACAGCATCTGGGCGGCGCGCATGCTGCTCCCGCTCGGCACCCGGCTGGCCGCGGGCACCCTGCGCGTCCTGGCCCGCCGCCAGGGCCGCCGCCTCGACCCGGACTCCGGCGAGGCCCCGGGCAAGATCATGCACGAGCTGCGCCGGGACGCCTTCGACCTGAACGACAAGGGCGGACGGCTGCCCGCCGCCTACTACGGCACCATCGACGCCACCCCGCTCTGGATCAGCCTGCTGCACGACGCGTGGCGCTGGGGCCTGCCGGACTCGGAGGTGCGGGCGCTGCTGCCGAACCTCCAGGCCGCGCTGGGCTGGCTCGCCGACCACGCCGACCCCGACGGGGACGGCTTCCTCGAGTACATCGACTCCAGCGGCCGCGGCCTGGCCAACCAGGGCTGGAAGGACTCGGGCGACTCGGTCCGCTTCCACGACGGCCGCCAGGCCGAGCCGCCGATCGCGCTGGCGGAGGTGCAGGGCTACGCCCACCAGGCCGCCCTGCACGGAGCCGCCCTCCTGGACGCCTTCGACCTCCCGGGGGCCGATCGGTGGCGCGACTACGCCGGAGCGCTGGCCGAGCGCTTCCGCGCCGCCTTCTGGGTCGACGGCCCCCAGGGCCCCTTCCCGGCGCTCGCCCTCGACCGCGACAAGCGCCCCGTGAACTCCCTGACCAGCAACATCGGCCACCTGCTCGGCACCGGCCTGCTCTCGCGCGAGGAGTCGGCCCGGGTCGCCGGCCTGCTGGCCTCGCCCGGCATGGCGGAGGGGTTCGGGCTGCGGACGATGTCGTCGGAGGAGGGCGGGTTCAGCCCGCTGTCGTACCACTGCGGGTCCGTCTGGCCGCACGACACGGCCATCGTCATCGCCGGCCTGGCCAGGGAGGGCTTCGACGAGCAGGCCACCACCCTGGCCGAGGGGCTGCTGGCGGCGGCCGAGTCGTTCGGCTACCGGCTGCCGGAGCTGTTCGCGGGCGACGCCCGCGAACAGATGGGCCGCCCGGTGGCCTACCCGGCCTCCTGCCGCCCCCAGGCGTGGTCGGCCGCCGCCGCGGTCGTCATCGCCCACGCGGCGACCGGGCTCTACCCCGACGTGCCGGCGGGCCGGGTGGAGCTGCGCCCGCTGTCCGGCGCGCCCCTGGGCGCGCTGACGGCCGGGCTGCGCGTGGCGGACGCCGAGGTCGAGGTACGGGTCGGCCACGACGGCACCGCCACGGTCAAGGGCCTGCCCCCGGGCGTCCGCCTGGAGGAGGCCGTCACCCCTTCGTCGCCCCGCCCGTGA